A part of Miscanthus floridulus cultivar M001 chromosome 6, ASM1932011v1, whole genome shotgun sequence genomic DNA contains:
- the LOC136458705 gene encoding uncharacterized protein gives MQEATSPLPALSNGYQPLPSLYLGFLAIWAASGFSWAFSTWRNRHYQANNLQWILSLVPLIKALQMALSFLFWYSCVHLQTCSLWMSFGAYVTGILFQTASFVSFVLISHGYCIMCERLSIRERRTTAALGCLLYLSLIGYKAAVPYFTVILLVNYFASFYIIFRRTSQNLIVLQEQLSFIEEEDIHSLHGALNTKYTMFKRFQGTMQVAAVAFIMVYMRADDTPENYWFRVLVREWVQFCIFMYIGWNFRIPEASLHLPTIPLMKSAWEIAMPPIYSVEMDAADFKGLVSDQWHVGVRTGSGCSAQPLLVLVQNPCPTTACPSGRASKFQLDRDNQV, from the exons CGCTCCCGGCGCTGAGCAACGGCTACCAGCCTCTCCCGTCGCTGTACCTGGGGTTCCTGGCCATATGGGCGGCCTCTGGCTTCTCCTGGGCCTTCAGCACATGGAGGAACCGCCATTACCAG GCGAATAACCTACAATGGATCCTGTCCCTAGTCCCACTGATCAAAGCGCTCCAAATGGCACTCTCATTCCTGTTCTG GTACTCGTGCGTGCACCTTCAGACATGCTCGCTGTGGATGTCGTTCGGCGCGTACGTGACGGGGATCCTCTTCCAGACGGCCTCCTTCGTCTCCTTCGTGCTCATCTCCCACGGCTACTGCATCATGTGCGAGCGCCTCTCCATCCGGGAGAGACGAACCACGGCCGCTCTCGGGTGCCTTCTGTACCTGAGCCTCATCGGCTACAAAGCTGCAGTTCCCTACTTCACA GTCATTCTTCTGGTCAACTATTTTGCGTCATTTTACATCATATTTCGGCGTACTTCCCAGAATCTTATAGTTCTACAGGAGCAGCTCAGTTTCATAGAAGAGGAAGACATCCATTCCTTGCACGGCGCGCTGAACACAAAGTATACAATGTTCAA GAGATTTCAGGGAACGATGCAGGTGGCCGCAGTGGCATTTATCATG GTATACATGAGGGCCGACGACACACCAGAGAACTACTGGTTTCGCGTGTTAGTACGTGAGTGGGTACAGTTCTGCATCTTCATGTACATTGG ATGGAACTTCAGAATCCCTGAAGCCTCGCTTCATCTGCCTACCATACCCCTTATGAAATCAGCATGGGAGATCGCCATGCCTCCTATTTACAGTGTG GAGATGGACGCAGCCGATTTCAAAGGTCTAGTCTCGGATCAATGGCATGTTGGAGTG AGGACTGGTTCAGGCTGTTCTGCACAACCGCTACTGGTGCTGGTTCAGAACCCTTGCCCAACGACGGCTTGTCCTTCCGGTAGAGCCTCAAAGTTTCAGTTGGACAGGGACAACCAGGTATAG